From Halobacteriovorax sp. HLS, the proteins below share one genomic window:
- a CDS encoding U32 family peptidase produces MNKTPELLLPAGNMEMCLAAIHNGANAIYVGMPEFNARGRSSDHSFEQLKEIIDTCHLYNVKVHIAFNVLIFEEELTKAKELITKLIPLNPDAIIVQDLGLVRLIKSMAPNQVIHASTQMTVTNELAIELTKDLDIERYVLGRENSLSEIKKMKDHTDKELEVFVHGALCVAYSGQCFTSESIGGRSANRGQCAQSCRFEYDLIVDGQKQNLVDRNYLVSPKDLCGINEIDSLAQLGVDSLKVEGRLKSPQFVASVARSYRKALDDSKAPKQDLINEMAITYSRGFFPGWLHGVDHQQLVDGHYGSNRGLKVGQVLELRKNSITIGSDIKIHKGDGVLFNSTTDRNLKEIGTKVYEVFPFRNNRYELRFSKDFKIDKVAIGSDIYINSSPGLTKELTKSYSDKNYLKKLEIEVKLFAVVGQELILEYRYNDKIVSSKSEDKLELAQKTLDIDKVKKEVSSLGATIFNASKITIETESSSPFIPNKVLKGLRQQNSQKLLELLSQKREQEVRDFDLNPIQVVSSVKTSKFRILLRDIEQVRSFTEKLMEQLELKTYLDSIILDFEYGKDYQESVDILKAAGIESAIATNRILKPGEYHHLKSIIRIAPDYILARNLGSMQFIKENSSKTRVAGDFSLNISNSLTSDYLFNKGFETLTPSYDLNEQQLLSLIEHSSNKNFEVTIHQYMPSFHMEHCVYAAFLSKGSSFKDCGKPCEKHKVELHDQFGNKHFIKADQECRNTMYNATSIGAASLITKSNLLGVSLFRIEALHEEGSVIFEKFKLYIEHILGNISIEDLNNSLGQQESYGLSSGQLFKSDDYQDRKKN; encoded by the coding sequence ATGAATAAAACACCTGAACTACTCTTACCTGCCGGAAATATGGAAATGTGCTTAGCGGCCATCCACAACGGGGCCAATGCTATTTATGTAGGCATGCCTGAATTTAATGCGCGAGGTAGAAGTAGTGACCATAGTTTTGAACAGCTAAAAGAAATTATTGATACTTGCCACCTATACAATGTAAAAGTTCATATCGCATTTAATGTTCTAATTTTTGAAGAAGAATTAACAAAGGCCAAAGAACTAATTACAAAACTCATCCCACTCAATCCGGATGCAATTATTGTTCAAGACCTAGGCCTTGTAAGGTTAATAAAGTCCATGGCGCCTAACCAAGTTATTCACGCTTCAACGCAAATGACTGTTACTAATGAACTCGCAATTGAACTGACCAAAGATTTAGATATTGAACGCTATGTCCTTGGCCGAGAGAATTCGCTTAGTGAAATTAAGAAGATGAAAGACCATACTGATAAGGAACTAGAAGTATTTGTTCATGGAGCACTATGTGTTGCCTACTCAGGTCAGTGCTTTACCAGTGAGTCTATCGGGGGCAGAAGTGCAAACAGAGGTCAGTGCGCTCAGAGCTGCCGATTTGAGTATGATTTAATTGTCGATGGACAAAAACAAAATCTAGTCGACAGAAACTATCTAGTCTCTCCTAAAGACCTTTGCGGAATTAATGAGATTGACTCCCTTGCACAACTTGGTGTTGACTCTCTCAAAGTAGAAGGACGTCTTAAAAGTCCTCAATTTGTAGCCTCCGTAGCGAGAAGTTATAGAAAAGCACTCGATGATTCGAAAGCACCAAAACAAGATCTAATAAATGAAATGGCCATTACCTACTCTCGTGGATTCTTTCCAGGTTGGCTTCACGGTGTAGATCATCAACAGTTAGTTGATGGACATTATGGAAGTAATAGAGGGTTAAAGGTTGGTCAAGTTCTGGAGCTACGAAAAAACTCTATAACGATTGGCTCAGACATTAAGATACATAAAGGAGACGGTGTTTTATTTAATTCTACCACCGATCGCAATCTAAAAGAAATTGGAACTAAAGTTTATGAAGTTTTTCCATTCAGAAATAATCGATATGAGTTGAGATTTTCTAAAGACTTCAAGATAGACAAAGTTGCAATTGGTAGTGATATATACATCAACTCTTCACCGGGCCTTACTAAAGAACTTACTAAAAGTTATAGTGATAAGAACTATCTTAAAAAATTAGAAATTGAGGTAAAACTCTTTGCAGTTGTTGGACAAGAACTCATTCTTGAATATAGGTATAATGATAAGATTGTCTCCTCTAAGTCTGAAGATAAATTAGAGCTTGCTCAAAAAACATTAGATATAGATAAAGTTAAAAAAGAAGTTTCCTCACTTGGAGCAACTATATTTAATGCTTCAAAGATTACAATTGAAACAGAATCGAGTTCCCCCTTTATTCCAAATAAAGTTCTAAAAGGACTCAGACAACAAAACTCCCAAAAACTACTTGAGCTACTTTCACAAAAGCGAGAACAAGAAGTTAGAGACTTTGACCTTAATCCTATCCAGGTAGTCTCATCTGTCAAAACGAGCAAGTTTAGAATTCTTCTAAGAGATATCGAGCAAGTTAGAAGCTTCACAGAAAAGTTAATGGAACAGCTTGAACTTAAAACTTACCTAGACTCAATTATTTTAGATTTCGAATACGGAAAAGATTATCAAGAATCTGTAGATATTTTAAAAGCAGCGGGCATAGAAAGTGCAATTGCTACAAATAGAATTTTGAAACCTGGTGAATATCATCACCTTAAAAGTATAATAAGAATAGCTCCTGACTATATTTTAGCGAGAAATTTAGGAAGTATGCAATTTATAAAAGAGAATTCTTCTAAAACGAGAGTCGCGGGAGACTTTAGTTTGAATATCTCCAACTCTCTTACTAGCGATTATCTCTTTAACAAAGGATTTGAGACATTAACACCAAGTTATGACCTAAATGAGCAACAACTTCTCTCTTTGATAGAACATAGCTCAAATAAGAACTTCGAAGTGACTATACATCAGTATATGCCAAGTTTTCACATGGAGCATTGTGTATATGCGGCCTTTCTTTCTAAAGGCAGCTCCTTTAAAGACTGCGGTAAACCTTGTGAGAAACACAAGGTAGAGTTACATGATCAATTCGGAAATAAGCACTTCATTAAGGCCGATCAGGAATGTCGCAACACTATGTATAATGCGACTTCTATCGGAGCTGCGAGTTTGATAACTAAGTCTAATCTACTTGGTGTCTCTTTATTTAGAATCGAGGCCCTTCATGAAGAAGGTTCAGTTATATTCGAAAAATTTAAACTCTATATTGAGCATATACTTGGAAATATTTCAATTGAAGATCTCAACAACTCTCTTGGCCAGCAAGAAAGTTATGGACTCTCATCTGGTCAACTTTTCAAAAGTGATGATTATCAAGATCGAAAGAAGAATTAA
- a CDS encoding CocE/NonD family hydrolase, with protein MKKLLLLIAGLCFLFSCAKKEKEFVYTTVDERFEVLRQQQLLMSSQEPSTAYELNNDGDEIEDRISPVVNGFCEMISKDNFESPFEFEKNFSSSVQFNNYLSSIKDLSSINDKCLGKKIIFDKYPLLLVEYELEKSDNLYVSFRVDNSLLVKSMYPFFKSSFNIRYHDVAMRDKTTISTLSFELEDKKAKTIFIKTPYFHTDSNSYYMYKAMEWTNKGYNVVIQSNRGSHASGGVFKWLHELNANDSEDAINWITEQDFSNGKVISYGVSYDGFNALASSVNSPKGLESVIACSAPSNAQTDSFTAGKTIEAWLLNYIANRENPDEINLFYEKVNYLIEQNTKLEDIDNRLYSRDIADWQDLMDARNSGDLSTYWKERTILEAIEKSTIPIFHVAGTDDDQDGRDTILAFDHLKKNALNPSLHHLYIHHEGHGCGDFIQELAGDFLDGKFSNYASEYRRVSASQKIEEVTPKRFENRDLVLSHYTNEAQDTIINDRYDTLDRKETHLHFTANEDLLINGKMELEVEGIWDMFKSNVTVSVFKLKNQQFERVHWMLSNSTRSSFIIDSKVGSPTKLSLTLPPVLFDLKAGESLFVFFNTNVVDYLDIFMADRSEYYLDNPNSGVFRLLDTGKHRLKVSVEKMDETTL; from the coding sequence ATGAAGAAGCTTCTATTACTAATTGCCGGACTTTGTTTCCTCTTTAGCTGTGCTAAAAAAGAAAAAGAATTTGTCTACACTACTGTGGATGAAAGGTTTGAAGTTCTAAGGCAACAGCAGCTTTTAATGAGTTCACAAGAACCTAGTACAGCCTATGAGTTAAATAATGATGGAGACGAGATTGAAGATAGAATATCTCCAGTTGTAAATGGATTTTGCGAAATGATTTCAAAAGATAATTTTGAAAGTCCATTTGAGTTTGAGAAAAATTTCTCTTCTTCTGTTCAATTTAATAATTATTTAAGTTCTATAAAAGATCTTTCTTCTATAAATGATAAGTGCCTTGGTAAGAAAATAATCTTCGATAAATATCCTCTTCTCTTGGTGGAGTATGAACTTGAAAAGAGTGATAACTTATATGTTTCATTTAGGGTTGATAATTCACTACTCGTTAAGAGTATGTATCCCTTTTTTAAATCATCTTTTAATATTAGATACCATGATGTTGCAATGAGAGATAAGACTACAATCTCTACTTTATCTTTTGAGTTAGAAGATAAGAAAGCAAAAACAATCTTTATTAAAACTCCATACTTTCATACTGATAGCAATTCTTATTACATGTATAAAGCAATGGAATGGACGAATAAAGGTTATAATGTCGTTATCCAGTCAAATAGGGGATCACATGCTTCTGGAGGTGTATTTAAGTGGCTACATGAGTTAAATGCAAACGATTCAGAAGATGCTATTAATTGGATTACAGAGCAAGACTTTTCAAATGGTAAAGTCATTAGCTATGGTGTTTCCTACGATGGTTTTAATGCTTTAGCCTCTAGTGTAAATTCCCCTAAAGGCCTAGAGTCTGTTATTGCTTGTAGTGCACCATCAAACGCGCAGACTGATTCGTTTACTGCTGGTAAGACAATTGAAGCTTGGTTATTAAACTATATTGCCAATAGAGAAAATCCTGATGAGATTAATTTATTTTATGAAAAGGTAAACTATTTAATAGAACAAAATACAAAGCTAGAAGATATCGACAATCGCTTATACTCTAGAGATATTGCTGATTGGCAAGATTTAATGGATGCGAGAAATAGTGGTGACTTATCAACTTATTGGAAAGAGCGAACTATTTTAGAGGCCATCGAGAAATCTACTATACCTATTTTTCATGTTGCTGGAACTGATGACGACCAAGATGGAAGAGATACTATTTTGGCCTTTGATCATTTAAAGAAAAATGCTCTTAATCCAAGTCTTCATCACTTATATATACATCACGAAGGGCATGGTTGTGGAGACTTTATCCAAGAGTTGGCAGGTGATTTTCTTGATGGGAAATTCAGCAATTATGCTAGTGAATATAGAAGAGTGTCGGCATCTCAAAAAATAGAAGAGGTCACTCCAAAGAGATTCGAAAATAGAGATCTCGTTTTATCTCATTACACGAATGAGGCACAAGACACAATAATAAATGATCGATATGATACCTTGGATAGAAAGGAGACCCATTTACACTTTACAGCGAATGAAGATCTTTTAATTAATGGAAAGATGGAATTAGAAGTAGAGGGGATTTGGGATATGTTTAAATCCAATGTAACTGTAAGTGTTTTTAAATTAAAGAACCAGCAATTTGAGAGAGTTCATTGGATGTTATCAAATTCTACTAGAAGTTCATTTATCATTGACTCTAAAGTTGGAAGCCCGACGAAATTAAGCTTAACGTTGCCACCTGTTCTCTTTGACTTAAAAGCTGGAGAATCACTATTTGTCTTCTTTAATACTAATGTTGTGGATTATTTAGATATTTTTATGGCAGATAGAAGTGAGTACTATTTGGACAATCCAAATTCAGGAGTATTTAGGCTCTTAGATACTGGAAAGCATAGGCTCAAAGTCTCTGTAGAAAAAATGGACGAGACCACCCTTTAA
- a CDS encoding ThiF family adenylyltransferase produces the protein MTDYDMRFGAIKRLYGNLALDKLKSSHVCVIGIGGVGSWSVEALARSGVGKITIVDLDDICITNVNRQIHAIDGQIGRPKVEVMKSRALVINPEIQIDSIQDFFTENTAEDILSHNFDYVIDAIDSLVNKAILINECVKRNLKVVTVGGAGGKQDPTKVLVEDLCDSWNDRLLQKLRKHLRGHFDFPREKVKFGVKSIFSHELPYLYQDDGSVCQITNAQLKGHKLDCYSGYGSITPVTATLGFVAANEVIKDLISK, from the coding sequence ATGACAGATTATGATATGCGTTTTGGCGCAATAAAAAGGTTATACGGTAATTTAGCTTTAGATAAGTTAAAAAGCTCTCACGTTTGTGTGATCGGTATTGGTGGAGTCGGCTCTTGGAGTGTCGAGGCCCTGGCGCGTTCTGGCGTTGGCAAGATAACGATTGTTGATCTCGACGATATCTGTATTACGAATGTGAATAGACAGATTCATGCAATTGATGGGCAAATCGGTCGTCCTAAAGTTGAGGTTATGAAATCTCGAGCACTAGTTATTAATCCTGAAATTCAAATCGATAGTATTCAAGACTTTTTCACTGAAAATACAGCTGAAGATATCCTATCTCATAATTTTGACTATGTTATTGATGCAATAGATTCACTTGTTAATAAAGCTATTCTTATTAATGAATGTGTAAAAAGAAACCTTAAAGTCGTGACAGTAGGTGGCGCCGGTGGAAAACAAGACCCGACAAAGGTTTTGGTTGAAGACTTATGTGATTCTTGGAATGATCGATTATTACAAAAACTTAGAAAACATCTCAGGGGACACTTTGACTTTCCAAGAGAGAAAGTTAAGTTTGGAGTAAAGAGTATCTTCTCTCATGAGTTACCGTATCTTTATCAAGATGATGGTAGTGTTTGTCAGATTACGAATGCACAACTAAAGGGGCATAAACTAGATTGCTATTCTGGTTATGGAAGTATCACTCCTGTTACTGCTACTTTAGGTTTTGTTGCAGCTAATGAAGTTATAAAAGATCTTATTTCTAAATAA
- a CDS encoding serine protease translates to MFFKPNKLSIILIALSMTLLTSCNEEDKCTETFIKDKQSLESKFKDLYSSKTSSEEFEEFKEQISTFIKTYPTKCEHDGKVQDINSELTQFLKTVNSKSLATPKVIYGNDDRQDIDQATDERYKLWAQSVAVQINTSDISSDGTLPSTTIGDNMSLCSSERFVDQINPGRCSGFLLGEDILVTAGHCVQNQSECENYSWAFGFTNGVSKIEAKNLYKCSSIISRKLDNDTEADYAVLKLDRVVQDRKPLKFRASGKIANNTSIVVIGHPSGLPMKVASGAKVRTNSDSWFFVGNLDTFGGNSGSPVFNNNTAEVEGILVRGENDYNWVTDDSGKYCKVSNQCKDSECRGEDVTRITKVDSLPEQLTAQSVFSSLYELKTTTLANKGTSFPVYFREDSTHFIAGLKFLSTCGIHFADQSSTNEWINSKVVECTSEKSQLLEIIDQYLDQI, encoded by the coding sequence ATGTTTTTTAAACCTAATAAGCTATCAATAATACTAATTGCTTTATCTATGACACTATTAACTTCATGTAATGAAGAAGATAAGTGTACCGAAACCTTCATTAAAGACAAGCAATCACTAGAGTCAAAGTTTAAAGATTTATATTCTTCAAAGACATCTTCTGAAGAATTTGAAGAATTCAAAGAACAGATCTCTACTTTTATTAAAACCTATCCTACAAAGTGTGAACATGACGGAAAAGTTCAAGACATCAACTCTGAACTTACTCAGTTTTTAAAAACAGTTAATTCTAAATCTCTAGCAACACCAAAAGTCATTTATGGAAATGACGATAGACAAGATATTGATCAAGCTACTGATGAGAGATATAAGTTATGGGCCCAATCAGTTGCAGTCCAAATTAATACTAGTGATATTAGTTCAGATGGAACTCTACCTAGCACGACGATTGGCGATAATATGTCACTTTGCTCTAGCGAAAGATTTGTAGATCAAATAAATCCTGGAAGGTGCTCGGGGTTTCTTTTAGGTGAAGATATTCTCGTGACTGCTGGTCATTGTGTTCAAAATCAATCTGAATGTGAAAACTATAGCTGGGCCTTTGGATTTACAAATGGAGTGAGTAAAATAGAAGCGAAGAATCTATACAAATGTAGCTCGATCATTTCTAGAAAACTTGATAATGATACAGAAGCAGACTATGCAGTTTTAAAACTAGATAGAGTTGTGCAAGATAGAAAGCCGCTGAAATTTAGAGCTTCTGGAAAAATCGCTAATAATACTTCTATTGTTGTTATTGGGCACCCATCAGGGTTACCTATGAAAGTTGCCTCTGGTGCAAAAGTTAGAACCAATAGTGATAGCTGGTTCTTCGTTGGAAACTTAGATACCTTTGGTGGAAACTCTGGTTCGCCAGTCTTTAACAATAACACTGCTGAAGTTGAAGGTATTTTAGTTCGTGGTGAAAATGACTACAACTGGGTTACAGATGACTCAGGCAAGTACTGCAAAGTTTCTAATCAGTGTAAAGATAGTGAGTGTCGCGGTGAAGATGTTACTAGAATAACTAAAGTAGACTCACTACCTGAACAACTTACTGCCCAGTCAGTATTCTCTTCTCTCTACGAACTGAAAACAACGACTCTTGCAAACAAAGGAACTAGCTTTCCCGTATACTTTAGAGAAGATTCTACCCATTTTATTGCAGGACTTAAGTTTCTCTCAACTTGTGGTATTCACTTCGCGGATCAGTCTAGCACCAACGAGTGGATAAATTCTAAAGTAGTTGAATGTACAAGTGAAAAATCACAACTTCTTGAAATAATAGATCAGTATCTAGATCAAATTTAA
- a CDS encoding TatD family hydrolase, with product MHLNFHTHILSNHDEVIDFYSIDLKKGPAEFLKGKYQCLGIHPWDLTEEYLEKLSSFEYIMLEADVLCLGEMGIDRTSKDISIELQKKVFLFQLNVAAKRGDSFVIIHCVKAYNEIIECYKKSKFKGKLVFHDYNGDENTTKDLIKRGCYFSYGNMLFFPNSKGYRSLNSIPIERLFLETDDHRRFSIFDAYEKLASIKKLEEGELITQILANFDRLKST from the coding sequence ATGCATCTAAATTTTCACACCCATATTCTAAGTAATCATGATGAAGTAATTGATTTCTATAGTATCGACCTAAAAAAAGGACCTGCAGAGTTTTTAAAAGGTAAATACCAATGCTTAGGTATCCATCCTTGGGACTTAACTGAGGAGTACTTAGAGAAGCTTAGTTCCTTCGAATATATAATGCTTGAAGCAGATGTATTATGCTTAGGGGAGATGGGAATTGATAGAACTAGTAAAGATATTTCTATTGAGCTTCAAAAAAAAGTATTTCTTTTTCAATTAAATGTTGCTGCTAAAAGAGGAGACTCTTTTGTTATTATTCACTGTGTGAAAGCCTACAATGAAATTATCGAGTGTTATAAAAAGTCTAAGTTTAAAGGCAAGCTTGTTTTTCATGATTACAACGGTGATGAAAATACAACAAAAGATTTAATCAAAAGGGGATGTTACTTCTCATATGGAAATATGCTCTTCTTTCCAAATTCTAAAGGATATCGTTCTCTTAACTCAATTCCTATTGAGAGGTTATTCTTAGAAACAGATGATCATAGAAGATTTTCAATCTTTGATGCTTACGAAAAGTTAGCATCGATTAAGAAACTTGAAGAAGGTGAGCTAATCACTCAGATACTTGCTAATT
- a CDS encoding flagellin has protein sequence MTLSLLTNVGSQASLHQMAKNTSRTEKTMKQLSTGSRVFEAAVDPSGLAITEVMRAKDRSLGQTIRNISEGISLFHTAEGSLGEISNLAIRMRELAMQSANDTFDTTARTLINKEFQDLRKEVDRISSTSQYNGRQLLDGSGINYEFQVGFRGTDQNRITFDSSKLKTTTSSLGVASATIDSKAGAQGALSKIDGMIEKLSHKRALLGSMGTRLETSNANAHTDKINNSDAKSRIKDTDFAKATAEKAKLDIISNANIATQGLHNNNPRKIARLLA, from the coding sequence ATGACTCTATCGTTACTTACCAATGTCGGTTCGCAGGCATCTTTGCATCAAATGGCAAAGAATACTTCTAGAACTGAAAAGACGATGAAACAGCTCTCTACAGGTTCGAGAGTGTTTGAGGCGGCAGTAGACCCATCTGGGTTGGCAATAACTGAAGTCATGCGTGCAAAAGATAGATCCCTTGGACAAACAATAAGAAATATTTCGGAAGGTATCTCCTTATTCCATACGGCAGAAGGTAGCCTTGGAGAAATAAGTAATCTTGCAATTCGTATGCGTGAGCTGGCCATGCAATCTGCCAACGATACTTTTGATACCACTGCCAGAACACTGATAAATAAAGAGTTTCAAGACTTAAGAAAAGAGGTTGATCGTATTAGCTCTACTTCTCAATACAATGGAAGACAACTTCTAGACGGAAGCGGAATAAACTACGAGTTTCAAGTCGGCTTTCGTGGAACGGATCAGAATAGAATTACTTTTGACTCTTCAAAACTGAAAACAACAACAAGTAGTTTAGGCGTGGCCAGCGCAACTATAGATTCCAAAGCAGGAGCTCAAGGTGCCCTTTCTAAGATTGATGGGATGATTGAAAAGCTAAGTCACAAAAGAGCTTTACTTGGATCAATGGGAACACGATTAGAAACTTCTAATGCTAATGCTCACACCGATAAAATTAATAACTCTGATGCTAAGTCCAGAATAAAAGACACTGACTTTGCAAAAGCGACAGCTGAGAAAGCTAAGCTCGATATCATTAGCAATGCTAATATTGCGACTCAAGGTTTACATAATAATAATCCTAGAAAAATAGCAAGGCTTCTAGCTTAG
- a CDS encoding response regulator transcription factor, whose product MEHRILIVDDSQEIHELYKKLIKKMNESELGMTFSLDHCYQGEVAVLRVREAHKLQNPYSLVLMDVRMPPGIDGIETIQMIQKDYPLTEFLVCTSFQKYDFDTLFKKFGATDRILYVHKPYNPTTIKQLTLYVASKYARENL is encoded by the coding sequence ATGGAACATAGAATACTAATTGTTGATGACTCTCAAGAGATTCATGAGCTCTACAAGAAATTGATAAAAAAAATGAATGAGTCTGAGCTTGGCATGACTTTTAGTCTTGATCATTGCTATCAGGGTGAAGTTGCAGTGCTTAGGGTTCGAGAAGCGCATAAGCTTCAAAACCCTTACTCTCTTGTTTTAATGGATGTTAGAATGCCCCCTGGAATCGACGGTATAGAAACAATTCAAATGATTCAAAAAGACTATCCTTTAACAGAGTTTCTAGTTTGCACTTCTTTTCAAAAATATGACTTCGATACACTTTTTAAGAAATTTGGAGCAACGGATAGAATTCTCTATGTGCATAAGCCTTATAATCCTACAACGATTAAACAACTTACTCTCTATGTGGCATCAAAGTATGCTAGAGAGAACTTGTAA